In Silvanigrella paludirubra, the following are encoded in one genomic region:
- a CDS encoding ABC-F family ATP-binding cassette domain-containing protein, whose translation MIRIENLSKAYGKKVLFQNSSYHFPDGERVALVGPNGAGKSTLLNIICAIEEADSGQILKPAKVNLGYLPQEPNSNPKPTILEECVDGALKLKELKRQLDDILVEMETNYNEEVHKKFEKIEDAFREAGGYALEARAKGILVGLGFLGSQLNKHPKQLSGGWRMRLELARVFLNDPDFLVLDEPTNHLDLPSLIWVEKFLQSFKGTLLFVSHDRALLNRLSTITLHLFNGKFTPYKGNFDSFLEQREQRLELETAAYERHKKRADEIQRFVDRFKAKASKAKQAQSRMKMLDRMKELEGSFDIDDSVDEISFTLPKVTASGKEVLKIEAMSIGYNSILSKDIKLNVLRGQKIAIIGPNGIGKSTFLKTIASKINAINGGFELGHNVSLAFFAQDQLDILDEKKTILDNVMGISDDVGEKRARNLLGSFLFRGDDVFKNVGVLSGGEKSRVGLACLLLQQANFLLLDEPTNHLDMSSAEILASAIEEYEGTVLFVSHDRSFIDSICTHVFAMTNDGRFALFEGKLDDYERLAPLSGFPDILSPDRSMEMAKLTEESQIQNEKPAEILREQQQDNKREKQKLERSKEKIESEILELNEKIKHLEARLEKEDPSNYKKIEELDKELKKYKNKLLANEEIWLEIESQILKLT comes from the coding sequence ATGATCCGGATCGAAAATTTAAGCAAAGCTTATGGAAAGAAAGTACTTTTTCAAAACTCGTCATATCATTTTCCAGATGGAGAAAGAGTGGCTTTAGTAGGACCAAATGGGGCAGGAAAGTCCACTTTATTAAACATTATTTGTGCGATTGAAGAAGCAGATTCGGGTCAAATCTTAAAACCAGCAAAAGTGAATTTGGGGTATTTACCTCAGGAACCCAATTCAAACCCAAAGCCAACTATTCTAGAAGAGTGTGTTGATGGGGCTTTAAAATTAAAAGAATTAAAACGCCAATTAGATGATATTCTTGTTGAAATGGAAACTAATTACAACGAAGAAGTTCATAAAAAATTTGAAAAAATTGAAGATGCTTTTCGAGAAGCTGGTGGATATGCTCTTGAGGCACGTGCTAAAGGAATATTAGTTGGTTTAGGATTTTTAGGTTCTCAATTAAATAAACATCCGAAACAGCTTTCGGGTGGATGGCGTATGCGTCTAGAACTTGCGAGAGTTTTTTTAAACGATCCCGACTTTTTAGTTTTAGATGAGCCTACAAACCATCTCGATCTTCCTAGTTTAATTTGGGTTGAAAAATTCTTACAAAGCTTTAAAGGAACACTTTTATTTGTTTCTCATGATAGAGCTTTATTAAACAGATTATCAACAATAACTTTGCATTTATTTAATGGAAAATTTACGCCATATAAAGGTAACTTTGATTCATTTTTAGAACAAAGAGAACAACGCCTTGAATTAGAAACAGCTGCTTATGAAAGGCATAAAAAACGTGCCGATGAAATTCAACGTTTCGTTGATCGCTTTAAAGCAAAAGCATCTAAAGCAAAACAAGCGCAAAGTAGAATGAAAATGCTTGATCGTATGAAAGAGCTTGAAGGTAGCTTTGATATTGATGACTCCGTTGACGAAATTTCGTTCACTTTACCTAAGGTAACGGCTAGTGGTAAGGAAGTTTTAAAAATTGAAGCTATGAGTATTGGTTATAATTCAATTCTTTCTAAAGACATTAAATTAAATGTTTTAAGAGGACAAAAAATTGCAATTATTGGACCAAACGGAATAGGAAAATCAACTTTCTTAAAGACAATTGCAAGTAAAATAAACGCTATTAATGGTGGTTTTGAACTAGGTCACAATGTTTCTTTAGCATTTTTTGCTCAGGATCAATTAGATATTTTAGATGAAAAGAAAACTATTCTTGATAATGTTATGGGTATTTCGGATGATGTTGGCGAAAAAAGAGCAAGAAATTTATTAGGAAGCTTTTTATTTCGAGGAGATGATGTTTTTAAAAATGTAGGTGTACTTTCTGGAGGAGAAAAAAGCCGTGTTGGTTTAGCTTGTTTACTTTTACAACAAGCAAATTTTCTTTTATTAGATGAGCCTACAAACCACTTAGATATGTCTAGTGCTGAAATTTTAGCAAGCGCCATTGAAGAATATGAAGGTACTGTATTATTTGTAAGTCACGATAGAAGTTTTATTGATTCAATTTGTACACACGTATTTGCTATGACTAACGATGGTCGTTTTGCTTTATTTGAAGGTAAACTTGATGATTACGAACGACTTGCCCCACTGTCTGGTTTTCCTGATATTTTAAGTCCAGATAGAAGTATGGAAATGGCTAAGCTTACGGAAGAATCTCAAATTCAAAATGAAAAGCCAGCAGAAATTCTAAGGGAACAACAACAGGACAATAAACGTGAAAAACAAAAGTTAGAACGCTCAAAGGAAAAAATTGAATCTGAGATCTTAGAATTAAATGAGAAAATAAAACATCTTGAAGCTAGATTAGAAAAAGAAGATCCAAGTAATTATAAAAAAATTGAAGAACTCGATAAAGAACTTAAAAAGTATAAAAATAAATTATTAGCTAATGAAGAAATTTGGTTAGAAATTGAATCTCAAATTTTAAAACTTACTTAA
- a CDS encoding alpha/beta fold hydrolase, whose translation MFQERAENIKSFDGNELFFRVYTPAKKDFSESKLDGVVLAVHGFGEHSGRYPHVAKAVCAKNLAFAIFDIRGHGKSGPSRGDAENLHAMVLDVIFMTNHVKQLLGLTKQKNSFFGLMGHSFGSLLVTYAAAHLADSCPPIFLSSPCYGVKQSIPAWKRFLADKVAKFLPQIVAPIGIPPENLSNNDENNNAAREDSLILKMITARMGNTFLGAVEEKKIIQAIRLISAPVTIVAAADDKLVRLDVTKKCVPYFSHNDSTFKVIQGAGHEIFNETEQFRSQALSDLIQWTEKRN comes from the coding sequence ATGTTTCAAGAACGTGCTGAAAATATAAAAAGTTTTGATGGAAATGAACTTTTCTTTCGTGTTTATACACCCGCCAAAAAAGATTTTTCTGAGTCAAAATTAGATGGGGTTGTTCTTGCCGTGCATGGATTTGGTGAACATAGTGGCAGATATCCACATGTTGCTAAAGCTGTATGTGCAAAAAATCTTGCCTTCGCTATTTTTGACATTAGAGGCCATGGAAAGTCAGGGCCATCACGTGGTGACGCAGAAAATTTACATGCTATGGTTTTAGATGTGATATTTATGACAAATCATGTAAAACAATTGCTTGGCTTAACGAAACAAAAAAATTCATTTTTTGGATTAATGGGACATAGTTTTGGTTCTTTACTTGTTACTTATGCTGCAGCTCATTTAGCAGATTCTTGTCCCCCCATATTTTTAAGCTCACCTTGTTATGGTGTGAAACAATCTATTCCAGCTTGGAAGCGCTTTTTAGCTGATAAAGTAGCAAAGTTTCTTCCGCAAATTGTCGCTCCCATAGGAATTCCACCAGAAAATCTTTCAAATAATGATGAAAATAATAATGCAGCACGCGAAGATTCTCTTATATTAAAAATGATTACAGCAAGAATGGGGAATACTTTTTTGGGTGCTGTTGAAGAAAAAAAGATCATCCAAGCAATTCGTTTAATAAGTGCTCCCGTTACAATTGTAGCGGCTGCTGATGACAAACTTGTTCGTTTGGACGTGACGAAAAAGTGCGTGCCTTATTTCTCTCATAATGATAGCACTTTCAAAGTGATTCAGGGGGCTGGGCATGAAATCTTCAATGAAACGGAGCAATTTCGCTCTCAAGCTCTATCTGATTTAATCCAATGGACAGAAAAAAGAAATTGA
- the flgG gene encoding flagellar basal-body rod protein FlgG, with the protein MLRSLNTAATGMDSQQRLIDTLSNNMANVNTIGFKASRAYFHDLLYQNIRAPGLQTTTGVIAPSGIQIGNGSKIVSVEKSFDEGAIKITNKDTDMAIMGKGFFRIQLPDGTIGYSRDGTFRRSADGRIVTSEGLPLIPEIVIPQNTLHLNIGIDGIVTAKVSGEQEPRNLGQIQLANFINPAGLNSMGRNLYTVTPASGEPIVSIPGENGLGNIDQGELETSNVNIVEEMVQLIVGQRAYELNSKVIKTGDEMLASTNQMK; encoded by the coding sequence ATGCTGCGTAGTTTAAACACAGCCGCAACAGGTATGGATTCACAGCAGAGGCTTATTGATACATTGTCAAACAATATGGCAAACGTGAACACAATAGGTTTTAAAGCCAGTAGAGCTTATTTTCATGATTTACTTTATCAAAATATTAGAGCACCTGGTTTGCAAACAACAACAGGAGTGATTGCGCCAAGTGGTATTCAAATTGGAAATGGTTCAAAAATCGTTTCAGTAGAAAAATCATTTGATGAAGGCGCAATTAAGATAACAAATAAAGATACAGACATGGCAATCATGGGAAAAGGATTTTTCCGAATTCAGTTGCCAGATGGAACAATAGGCTATTCCAGAGACGGAACATTCCGCAGAAGTGCTGATGGAAGAATTGTTACCTCAGAAGGATTACCTTTGATACCTGAAATTGTAATTCCACAAAATACATTGCATTTAAACATTGGTATAGATGGTATTGTTACAGCTAAAGTAAGCGGAGAACAAGAGCCACGAAATTTAGGTCAAATCCAACTTGCCAATTTTATAAATCCAGCGGGTCTCAATTCTATGGGGCGAAACTTGTATACAGTAACACCTGCATCTGGAGAGCCTATTGTTTCAATTCCAGGAGAAAATGGATTAGGAAACATAGACCAAGGTGAACTTGAAACAAGTAACGTTAATATTGTTGAAGAAATGGTACAACTTATTGTTGGACAAAGAGCATATGAATTAAATAGTAAAGTGATTAAAACGGGCGATGAAATGCTCGCATCAACAAATCAAATGAAATAA
- a CDS encoding flagella basal body P-ring formation protein FlgA: MILSPPQVYVEYKDLSKDEGIAEIQKDFIVQIIKLNKQNDTIVIDKIIDSNNDNLFIAHCIQCNLPNLSFNEIIPSTIKRNKSNFSSEYIFDIKNDSNSKITWKIQLIEKKKIYYLAAKQNISINSILNEKDIDVLSCSTEESKCNPNHFYLSNKEAENSILNFKNKKSSNQIRVGQEIDPKWLSQEILIHAGEKTKVTYSPNRSLIIQTFGKSLSNAGRGETIRVQISDWFDKSSVLHPTGIIEGIVIAPGEVEYATK; the protein is encoded by the coding sequence ATGATACTTTCTCCTCCACAAGTTTATGTCGAATATAAAGACCTTTCCAAGGATGAAGGTATTGCTGAAATTCAAAAGGATTTTATAGTTCAAATTATAAAATTAAATAAACAAAACGATACCATTGTAATTGACAAAATAATAGACTCAAATAACGATAATCTTTTTATAGCACATTGCATACAATGTAATTTACCAAACTTATCTTTTAATGAAATAATTCCATCTACTATTAAAAGAAACAAAAGTAATTTTAGCTCAGAGTATATTTTTGATATTAAAAATGACTCTAATAGTAAAATCACCTGGAAAATCCAACTCATTGAAAAGAAAAAAATATATTATCTTGCAGCCAAGCAAAACATATCAATAAATTCAATTTTAAATGAAAAAGATATAGATGTTCTTTCGTGCTCAACAGAAGAATCTAAATGCAATCCGAATCATTTTTACTTAAGTAACAAAGAAGCAGAAAATTCAATTTTAAATTTCAAAAATAAAAAATCTTCAAATCAAATCCGTGTTGGCCAAGAAATCGATCCTAAATGGCTTTCCCAAGAAATTCTAATCCATGCTGGTGAAAAAACAAAAGTAACTTATTCTCCGAATCGTTCTTTAATCATTCAAACATTTGGAAAATCTCTTTCAAATGCTGGACGAGGAGAAACAATTCGTGTTCAAATAAGCGACTGGTTCGATAAGAGTTCTGTTTTGCATCCAACAGGGATTATTGAAGGAATCGTAATAGCTCCTGGTGAGGTTGAATATGCAACCAAATAG
- a CDS encoding flagellar basal body P-ring protein FlgI, with product MIKRNLNLAIKILFTSLFFTLGNTIAAEEIELPVRIKDLVEFRGVRSNQLTGLGIVVGLQGTGDSKSSIATNKAAASVMNRLGMAITPNEVITKNIAVVVVTAELPPFARIGDKLDIRISSIGDCQSLEGGTLLLTSLSAADSQVYATAQGSISQGTSMAGNEGGAGQPAKSTTPKTVSLSLSGIVEKEFLSTFMSNNNVELSLKNADFTTASRIAKALNDFFGEFIADPVNSGLISVKIPRTVARNNPSYNPVTFMSILEQIKVTPDSKALIVINERTGTIISGNNVVIEPVAISHGRLEIQIGKKTNKVSEIPTSTTIGELVRALNTLGAGPKDVVSIIQTLESAKALRAQIKLM from the coding sequence TTGATTAAAAGGAATTTGAATTTAGCTATAAAAATATTATTCACATCTCTTTTCTTTACTTTAGGAAATACCATCGCTGCAGAAGAAATTGAGCTTCCTGTTCGTATCAAAGATCTTGTTGAATTTAGAGGTGTTCGATCAAACCAATTAACAGGACTAGGAATTGTTGTTGGTTTACAAGGGACAGGCGATAGCAAATCAAGTATTGCTACAAATAAAGCAGCTGCTTCCGTTATGAACCGACTTGGTATGGCTATCACTCCGAATGAAGTAATTACAAAAAATATTGCTGTTGTTGTCGTAACGGCCGAGTTACCTCCTTTTGCAAGAATAGGAGATAAATTGGATATTCGAATCTCAAGTATTGGAGACTGCCAAAGTTTAGAAGGTGGTACCTTATTGTTAACAAGTTTAAGCGCAGCAGATAGCCAAGTTTATGCAACAGCACAAGGAAGTATTAGCCAAGGAACTTCCATGGCGGGAAATGAAGGTGGTGCGGGACAACCTGCAAAAAGTACAACACCTAAAACAGTTTCATTATCACTAAGTGGAATTGTTGAAAAAGAATTTTTATCTACCTTTATGAGTAATAATAATGTTGAATTAAGTTTAAAAAATGCAGATTTTACAACAGCAAGCAGAATAGCTAAAGCTTTAAATGATTTTTTTGGTGAGTTTATTGCAGACCCTGTTAATAGTGGTTTAATTTCAGTTAAAATACCAAGAACAGTTGCTAGAAATAATCCTAGCTATAATCCTGTAACCTTTATGTCTATTTTAGAGCAAATTAAAGTAACACCAGATTCAAAAGCTTTAATTGTAATTAATGAAAGAACAGGAACAATTATATCAGGAAATAATGTAGTTATTGAACCCGTGGCTATTAGTCATGGACGACTTGAAATTCAAATTGGTAAAAAAACAAATAAAGTAAGTGAAATACCAACTTCAACTACAATTGGAGAATTGGTTCGCGCTCTAAACACGCTAGGAGCAGGCCCTAAAGATGTCGTTTCCATTATTCAAACACTTGAAAGTGCCAAAGCATTAAGAGCTCAAATAAAACTTATGTAA
- a CDS encoding rod-binding protein: protein MRINLIDNAPLNKSNEYLRPDEKINTQKTDDKNKNPKLLQKVKDAENVAKEFETIYLDMMLKSMRQTSKPEDESNAHDIFQGMLDGEYTKLMADSQSFGIRDLILNWMKENDPSLNPNLKTLEDSKTDINGKKDLLNAKKMIDSMKNDSYMSKMAIEQYKIEMNK from the coding sequence ATGAGAATTAACTTAATTGATAATGCACCATTAAATAAAAGCAATGAGTATTTAAGACCCGATGAAAAAATAAATACTCAAAAAACAGATGATAAAAATAAAAATCCAAAACTACTTCAAAAAGTTAAAGATGCTGAAAATGTAGCAAAAGAGTTTGAAACAATTTATTTAGACATGATGTTAAAAAGCATGAGACAAACATCTAAACCAGAAGATGAAAGTAATGCTCATGACATTTTTCAAGGGATGCTGGACGGTGAATATACAAAATTAATGGCAGATTCACAGAGCTTTGGAATTCGCGATCTAATTTTAAATTGGATGAAAGAAAATGATCCTTCCTTAAATCCAAATTTAAAAACACTTGAAGACTCAAAGACAGATATCAACGGCAAAAAAGACTTATTAAATGCAAAAAAAATGATCGATTCCATGAAAAATGATTCATATATGTCTAAAATGGCAATCGAACAATATAAAATAGAGATGAACAAATAA
- a CDS encoding TolC family protein: MASYKNPKKIFILFLKINFIKTLIILFNLISNFNAFGQESLNFKTTKENSMIKIDIENAMKMTQNQSDNLKASQANLSSTEYEEKATARGLLPNLSATSNITWNEGNSDSESFTFPQNAPSSSSNATLTLTQPILGVIPIFHQLNQKEITTKINKLLVSQTKIQSALLGATYFLNAQLASQQLSIANATIETVKKSKSDAEVLYQTGSIYKDDYLRILLQYSQTTQEVNNAKSQLDIALFSLSQAIGVSNFNQIQLVSNEKSSWEIKNPKIPSLEDAKKIALKNNQSILIAKENIKYAEVTKTLNLDNYLPSINAFISYTKNINPSSSTNSSNSLSSSDNYVSYGLQMSWNLWDWGIRNNQDNSLNEKVVAQKYLEKNQKEQILNQVFQNYSTIQNNISSVSLAKDAAQTAEEAYKLVSYRFLNGQVAALDLVTSQQSLTTAKASLAQARFNLDLAWLTFQATLGLYPSLSKLD; the protein is encoded by the coding sequence ATGGCTAGCTACAAGAACCCCAAAAAAATATTTATCCTTTTTTTAAAAATAAATTTTATTAAAACTCTAATTATATTATTTAATTTAATATCAAATTTTAATGCATTTGGACAAGAGAGTTTAAATTTTAAAACAACAAAAGAAAATAGTATGATCAAAATAGACATTGAAAACGCAATGAAAATGACTCAAAATCAATCAGACAATCTAAAAGCTTCTCAAGCAAATTTATCCTCAACTGAATACGAAGAAAAAGCAACAGCAAGAGGCTTATTACCAAATCTATCTGCTACAAGTAACATTACTTGGAATGAAGGAAATTCAGACTCCGAAAGTTTCACGTTTCCACAAAATGCACCAAGCTCTTCGTCAAATGCAACTCTTACTTTAACTCAGCCTATTTTAGGTGTTATTCCAATTTTTCATCAATTAAATCAAAAAGAAATTACCACAAAAATTAATAAATTACTTGTTTCACAAACAAAAATACAATCTGCTCTATTAGGCGCAACCTATTTTTTAAATGCTCAATTAGCTTCCCAACAATTATCTATTGCAAATGCAACAATAGAAACTGTAAAAAAATCTAAATCAGATGCTGAAGTGTTGTACCAAACAGGAAGCATATACAAAGATGACTATTTGAGAATTCTACTTCAATATTCTCAAACGACTCAGGAAGTAAATAATGCAAAATCGCAATTAGATATAGCCTTATTTTCACTTTCCCAAGCTATTGGCGTTTCAAATTTTAACCAAATTCAGCTTGTTTCAAATGAAAAATCATCTTGGGAAATTAAAAATCCTAAAATACCTTCATTAGAAGATGCAAAAAAAATTGCGCTGAAAAATAATCAAAGCATTCTCATAGCAAAAGAAAATATAAAATATGCTGAGGTAACTAAAACTTTAAATTTAGATAATTATTTACCATCAATTAATGCTTTTATTAGTTATACAAAAAATATTAATCCTTCCTCCTCAACAAATAGTTCCAATTCTTTATCAAGCTCTGATAACTATGTAAGCTATGGTTTACAAATGAGTTGGAATTTATGGGACTGGGGTATTAGAAATAACCAAGATAACTCATTAAATGAAAAAGTTGTAGCGCAAAAATATCTTGAAAAAAATCAAAAAGAACAAATTTTAAATCAAGTATTTCAAAATTATAGTACAATTCAAAATAATATAAGTTCTGTTTCATTAGCGAAAGATGCTGCTCAAACAGCTGAAGAGGCATATAAATTGGTTTCATATCGTTTTTTAAATGGCCAAGTTGCAGCACTTGATCTTGTCACTTCGCAACAATCTTTAACAACAGCAAAAGCTTCACTGGCACAAGCAAGGTTTAATTTGGATCTTGCCTGGTTAACTTTTCAAGCAACTCTTGGCCTTTACCCAAGCTTATCCAAATTAGATTGA
- a CDS encoding efflux RND transporter periplasmic adaptor subunit produces the protein MKYKIIIISLFIGLILFQACKRKEVAELPPEINFNKKQELKINEQNEQNLKQINPAEKKHIINLNNEVILNQLPATVYGTNTSQLSFRVNGFIYSILAKNGQYVKKGQVIAKLDNSIFSEQLKLAQYNLEQAKNSEKFALLSLKRTQTLNQKQATTQIALEQAESNYLNSQIAVKLADTQLKIAQINFNDTSLIAPFSGYIFNLTSWIGNYVSATSPIVTLASLENLQIQLLIPQTIENNFKVGQKFPFKSTNQKNKGIFTITNIIPYIDQNNKSYLIIGVPSNTEKQLMSGELILIQLK, from the coding sequence ATGAAATATAAAATTATAATTATATCGCTATTTATAGGTTTAATTCTATTTCAAGCTTGTAAAAGAAAAGAAGTAGCAGAACTTCCTCCAGAAATAAACTTCAATAAAAAGCAAGAATTAAAAATCAATGAACAAAATGAACAAAATTTAAAACAGATAAATCCTGCCGAAAAGAAACATATTATTAATTTAAACAATGAAGTCATTTTAAATCAATTACCAGCAACAGTATATGGAACAAATACAAGTCAATTAAGTTTTAGAGTGAACGGATTTATTTATTCAATTTTAGCTAAAAATGGACAATATGTTAAAAAGGGTCAAGTAATTGCTAAATTAGATAATTCTATTTTTTCAGAACAACTTAAATTAGCACAATACAATCTTGAACAAGCAAAAAATTCTGAAAAATTCGCATTACTTTCATTGAAAAGAACCCAAACATTAAATCAAAAACAAGCAACAACACAAATTGCCCTTGAACAAGCAGAATCAAATTATTTAAATTCACAAATTGCTGTTAAATTAGCTGATACTCAACTTAAAATTGCTCAAATAAATTTTAATGATACTTCACTTATAGCTCCATTTTCAGGTTATATTTTTAATTTAACCTCATGGATAGGCAATTATGTTTCAGCTACTTCACCTATTGTAACTTTAGCTTCACTTGAAAATCTGCAAATACAATTATTAATTCCACAAACGATTGAAAATAATTTCAAAGTTGGACAAAAATTTCCATTTAAATCAACAAATCAAAAAAATAAAGGAATTTTTACTATCACAAACATTATTCCTTATATCGATCAAAACAACAAATCTTATTTGATAATAGGAGTCCCAAGTAATACAGAAAAGCAACTTATGTCAGGTGAATTAATTTTAATACAATTAAAATAA